In Mytilus edulis chromosome 7, xbMytEdul2.2, whole genome shotgun sequence, a single genomic region encodes these proteins:
- the LOC139481888 gene encoding uncharacterized protein, with product MCYVCNRTSSVAQDILEHTIRNHAGPSNFSVRLKVLDESTGRQAYRSLHYGIKISEIKRKIDDGCKPYIDIHQKKISYKRPSKQKESISEQREEVTNETESQTTNSDFFQLLPEVLENLSKIGRLEDFYSVLSAISNGTLLENIAFHLLLDIGKFYSNSTVFGVRYSKETLDFWLTIKKLFKGKGINFFRGYKSQGTDGELIRRPIDCKINFAVPSDTILARESAKYIAGTETPGIMELPLDAYANTHKGQDVKLSIDGKKLAVGLGKLGDEDMCGFESPPALQERKARIAAEIRNIEEIKEATDKMSLDGLEELDSIQQVDQDIMKTAILISITDMSNRIRELRELVVKKKIALGNLLKQVEGDWKTSKVAPAISFYKTKIVHSQATIKELLGSVDKLGYIVACINGTGHQYIIGSQSVVNLNHQTNYICLKSLSEDIIVSPQTANMIKQRGDEWFELRKGSRITGSTIFRGIGLGTLKEQQQHYDKAFHGKETPVSAELQELFDYGTSQEINALGTLVSKILPVYFPDLVYREDGCEVISIGDSYAVISGDGSGVDNNDKVQMAFEFKCPKPGKERTTDVHYQIPKYYSTQLLSQMAAKKCGKFCYISYTPESATVIEGVYDDEIWKEIWDSINELYKNDDTRRPSRNKPEQKILLQRLIEYSKSCPFVAEFPSVKSIPCSCTSTNDKDHVFGSHNSEPAINLNPRMTLEDISSTLDAATSQLKDAYEILRRPSKEILLTVMSDIDRMSTRNETAHYAVPIQYALPGYSLTMDIVRKLLIKAVGECKSRDLRVKAVAFDGQFLELAVEDDKGRPLTVLRFMKFFWEKVQKIDRATKISTLLNLNKFPEITDDDSLKANFEVQKDIVVNGKIIITSKTDLKVLPSAINITEAIKKVHSKRNQDMSQNPLPNDVDQIDEQEDLDVLRYIPEDVLSEMNEEAIDSVRHAQKGRNQTREVVTENDTPPEQESMFPIETDFEMALVVLIASSTIANSKWNEVSLDEFKTCFSNAEAIRKSFTVNEMRTILSLTQNKNEYTKMLKPNLVNSICCIYGDGSKLPQPTSSPKCLKALVTNHILKWPILAVNVAYAQLTFPDEFMEWEASNCFNGKGTMRTDTGKTFCISKWYAQPTEINGQLLQPIIDPHHIFVNNRSRCCSKGLHDMGVYSEAWWKVAENYKTNGTGLSLEIAKELRDRQKNAFAHTTFSNKVQAEMEILGFNHEAEWCQLIRNWYSAIDEAGVPIDLRIDWLLAMRNKLLPFLKVGHFPPPGAYVASLPLAQFEGLMSNVDRRLQLYDMVQTGTYNQRAITSLDSETFFSGFQDYDPKGTGVLRPDDIPIALGSAVYLFSQRLNSDRKFYMKTSKKLRVYPEHKLDDPESFCDKGNETNDTNTDTHDIQVGSHFFDKMERKSSCLNRKKGIISEFGAPGRGAEGARLYHRTNEEHILAHKRFGLKDDDLTDI from the exons atGTGTTACGTCTGTAACAGAACATCTTCAGTTGCTCAGGATATTCTAGAACATACAATAAGAAACCATGCTGGACCTAGCAATTTTAGTGTCAGATTGAAAGTGCTGGATGAATCCACTGGACGTCAGGCATACAGATCTCTCCACTATGGCAttaagatttcagaaattaaaagaaagaTAGACGATGGATGTAAACCGTACATCGATATTCATCAGAAAAAGATAAGCTATAAAAGACCATCAAAACAAAAAGAATCAATATCAGAGCAAAGAGAAGAAGTAACGAACGAAACAGAGTCACAGACGACGAACAGCGATTTTTTTCAGCTGCTTCCAGAAGTTTTAGAGAATCTTTCTAAGATTGGAAGACTAGAAGATTTTTATAGTGTTCTCTCCGCCATTTCAAATGGAACTCTACTTGAAAATATTGCCTTTCATCTCCTTTTGGACATCGGAAAATTTTATTCTAACTCAACTGTGTTTGGAGTAAGGTACAGTAAAGAAACTCTTGACTTTTGgttaacaataaaaaaacttttcaaaGGCAAAGGAATAAATTTTTTTAGAGGATATAAAAGTCAAGGAACAGATGGGGAATTAATTCGTCGACCCATAGACTGTAAGATTAATTTCGCTGTGCCGTCGGATACAATCCTTGCAAGGGAGTCTGCCAAATACATTGCAGGTACAGAAACCCCTGGAATCATGGAACTACCCCTGGATGCATATGCAAACACCCACAAGGGCCAGGATGTTAAGTTGTCTATTGACGGAAAGAAGTTAGCAGTAGGTCTTGGAAAACTCGGCGACGAAGATATGTGTGGTTTTGAATCGCCACCAGCACTTCAAGAGAGAAAAGCGAGAATAGCAGCAGAAATAAGAAATATAGAAGAGATAAAGGAAGCAACTGATAAGATGTCTCTAGACGGCCTTGAAGAACTTGACAGTATTCAACAAGTTGACCAAGATATAATGAAAACTGCAATTTTGATATCTATAACAGATATGAGTAATAGAATCAGAGAACTGCGTGAGTtggttgtaaaaaaaaagatcgcATTGGGAAATCTCTTAAAACAGGTTGAAGGAGACTGGAAAACGAGCAAGGTGGCGCCAGCTATAAGTTTTTACAAAACTAAAATTGTTCACTCCCAAGCAACAATCAAGGAACTGCTTGGCTCGGTAGACAAACTTGGATATATCGTAGCTTGTATAAATGGAACAGGACATCAGTATATTATTGGAAGCCAGAGTGTAGTTAATCTCAACCACCAGACTAATTACATATGTTTAAAGTCTCTTTCTGAAGATATTATTGTTTCTCCTCAAACAGCAAACATGATTAAACAAAGAGGTGATGAATGGTTTGAACTGCGTAAAGGGAGTCGCATAACTGGAAGCACAATATTCAGAGGAATTGGATTAGGTACACTAAAAGAACAGCAACAACATTACGATAAAGCCTTCCATGGGAAGGAAACGCCAGTATCAGCAGAACTCCAAGAGTTATTTGACTATGGGACCTCTCAAGAAATTAATGCACTGGGAACTCTAGTTAGTAAAATCCTACCTGTATATTTTCCAGACTTGGTGTATAGAGAAGACGGCTGTGAAGTTATAAGTATTGGTGATTCCTATGCTGTCATCAGTGGGGATGGGAGCGGTGTTGATAACAACGATAAAGTACAAATGGCttttgagtttaaatgtcccaAACCAGGAAAAGAGCGGACAACTGACGTGCACTATCAAATACCGAAATACTATTCTACTCAATTACTTAGTCAGATGGCAGCAAAGAAATGCGGTaaattttgttatataagttACACTCCCGAAAGTGCAACTGTAATAGAGGGAGTCTATGATGATGAAATATGGAAAGAGATATGGGATTCCAtcaatgaattatataaaaatgacGACACCCGAAGACCATCAAGAAATAAACCGGAGCAGAAAATACTCCTGCAGAGACTTATCGAATATAGTAAGTCCTGTCCGTTTGTAGCAGAATTTCCATCTGTAAAGAGTATACCGTGTTCATGCACGTCCACCAATGACAAAGATCATGTATTTGGCTCTCACAATAGCGAACCAGCTATCAATCTAAACCCGCGTATGACGCTAGAAGACATTTCGTCGACATTAGATGCCGCAACCAGTCAGCTTAAAGATGCTTACGAGATACTTAGAAGGCCATCAAAAGAAATCTTGTTAACAGTTATGTCGGATATTGACAGAATGAGCACACGCAATGAAACCGCACACTATGCAGTTCCCATACAATATGCCTTACCGGGTTATAGTCTTACTATGGACATTGTTAGAAAGTTACTGATCAAAGCTGTTGGTGAATGCAAGAGTCGTGACTTACGTGTTAAAGCAGTGGCATTTGATGGACAGTTTCTTGAATTGGCCGTCGAAGACGACAAAGGGCGACCTCTCACAGTTTTAAGGTTCATGAAGTTTTTTTGGGAAAAGGTACAAAAGATTGATAGAGCTACAAAAATCTCGACCTTGTTAAACCTGAACAAGTTTCCAGAAATAACTGATGATGATAGCTTGAAAGCAAATTTTGAGGTACAGAAAGATATTGTTGTAAATGGTAAAATTATCATAACTTCAAAAACTGATCTAAAAGTATTGCCGTCAGCGATTAATATCACAGAAGCAATTAAAAAGGTACATTCAAAACGCAACCAAGACATGTCACAAAACCCTTTACCTAATGATGTTGACCAAATTGACGAACAAGAAGATCTTGACGTTTTAAGATACATCCCAGAAGATGTCCTTTCTGAAATGAATGAGGAAGCAATTGATTCTGTTCGTCATGCACAGAAGGGAAGAAACCAAACGCGTGAAGTAGTGACTGAGAATGACACCCCTCCTGAACAAGAATCAATGTTTCCTATTGAAACCGACTTTGAGATGGCATTAGTTGTTTTAATTGCTTCATCAACGATAGCGAATTCTAAATGGAATGAAGTGTCTCTTGACGAATTCAAAACATGCTTTTCAAATGCTGAAGCGATAAGAAAATCATTCACCGTAAATGAAATGAGAACAATTTTAAGTCTCACACAGAACAAAAATGAGTATACAAAAATGTTGAAACCAAACCTTGTTAATTCCATTTGTTGTATTTATGGTGATGGATCAAAATTACCACAACCCACATCAAGTCCTAAATGTTTGAAGGCGCTAGTTACCAATCATATCTTGAAATGGCCGATTCTGGCAGTAAACGTAGCTTATGCTCAACTTACGTTTCCGGACGAATTCATGGAATGGGAAGCCAGTAATTGCTTTAATGGCAAGGGAACAATGAGGACTGACACAGGAAAAACTTTCTGCATATCAAAGTGGTATGCTCAGCCAACGGAAATAAATGGTCAATTACTTCAACCAATCATCGATCCACATCACATTTTTGTGAACAATCGATCAAGATGCTGCTCAAAAGGATTGCATGACATGGGGGTTTACAGTGAGGCATGGTGGAAGGTCGCTGAGAATTATAAAACCAATGGTACGGGACTATCTTTAGAGATAGCGAAAGAATTGCGTGATAGACAAAAAAACGCCTTTGCACATACAACATTTAGCAATAAAGTACAAGCTGAAATGGAAATATTGGGTTTTAATCATGAAGCGGAATGGTGTCAGCTCATACGGAATTGGTACAGCGCAATTGATGAGGCAGGGGTTCCTATTGACCTCAGGATTGATTGGCTGTTGGCAATGAGAAATAAACTGTTACCGTTCCTGAAAGTTGGACATTTCCCGCCGCCTGGTGCATATGTTGCTAGTTTACCATTGGCTCAGTTTGAAGGCCTTATGAGCAATGTCGACAGAAGATTGCAGCTATATGACATGGTTCAAACTGGAACATACAACCAAAGAGCTATCACCAGTCTGGATTCTGAAACCTTTTTCTCTGGATTTCAG gACTATGACCCAAAGGGGACAGGCGTTTTAAGACCGGACGACATCCCGATAGCCCTAGGTTCTGCTGTATACTTATTTAGCCAAAGACTAAATTCTGACCG CAAATTTTACATGAAGACATCTAAAAAATTACGAGTATATCCTGAACACAAGTTAGATGATCCTGAATCATTTTGTGATAAAGGGAATGAAACAAACGACACCAATACAGATACACACGATATTCAAGTAGG ATCTCATTTCTTTGACAAAATGGAGAGGAAGAGTAGTTGTCTAAATAGGAAAAAGGGTATTATTTCAGAATTTGGTGCTCCCGGTAGAGGTGCAGAGGGTGCAAGGTTATATCACAGGACTAACGAGGAACATATTTTAGCGCACAAAAGATTTGGTTTGAAAGATGATGATTTAACAGACATCTAA
- the LOC139481889 gene encoding oocyte zinc finger protein XlCOF15-like, protein MADDVSANSMPSEFEDGSLVVDVSLISVHEQSTAAVDGSILVLTTPQAKSTPNLIDSSAKYVCDICGKHYRSKQGMLDHMKREHGTPNFTCTQCQKKIISRTLFRSHLLNHSKDKQYKCGDCSKQYVHNKDLVNHINAKHSDTIYKCDTCQLKFSYKKTLFQHCQAAHGNKTYVCIMCDASFRYRSNYRRHQKNVHQM, encoded by the exons ATGGCAGACGATGTTTCag CCAACAGCATGCCTAGTgagtttgaagatggatctttgGTTGTG gaTGTGTCACTTATCTCTGTTCatg AACAAAGTACTGCAGCTGTCGATGGGTCCATCCTGGTTTTGACAACACCACAGGCAAAAAGCACACCTAACTTGATAGATTCTTCAG CTAAATATGTGTGTGACATCTGTGGTAAACATTACCGGTCCAAACAGGGGATGTTGGACCATATGAAGAGAGAGCATGGGACACCAAATTTCACCTGCACCCAgtgccaaaaaaaaattatatcccGCACTTTGTTCCGGTCCCACCTCCTTAACCATTCAAAG gaCAAACAGTACAAATGTGGAGATTGTTCAAAGCAGTATGTGCATAACAAGGATTTGGTCAACCACATAAATGCAAAGCACAGCGACACCATTTATAAATGTGACACCTGTCAgctaaaattttcatataaaaaaactcTGTTTCAGCACTGCCAGGCAGCACACGGTAACAAAACCTATGTGTGTATCATGTGTGATGCCAGTTTTCGATATAGGTCGAACTATAGAAGACATCAAAAAAATGTACATCAAatgtaa